One segment of Meleagris gallopavo isolate NT-WF06-2002-E0010 breed Aviagen turkey brand Nicholas breeding stock chromosome 8, Turkey_5.1, whole genome shotgun sequence DNA contains the following:
- the ADRA2A gene encoding alpha-2A adrenergic receptor: MFNPERPFTERGHFSSMEYQRQLEEEEGYPPPGANGTFNDSGAGLGWSMPYPLHTTVTLISLAGLLMLFTVFGNVLVIIAVFTSRALKAPQNLFLVSLASADILVATLVIPFSLANEVMGYWYFGKVWCEIYLALDVLFCTSSIVHLCAISLDRYWSITQAIEYNLKRTPRRIKCIIFIVWVISAVISFPPLISIEKKSGQKVDQWPAGCKINDEKWYIISSSIGSFFTPCLIMILVYVRIYQIAKRRTRVPLNKRAERPEKKQNGLADKEDLPASAQLNGEKAAGAGDGQEGEVNGIDMEETSSSEHQENNQPKKSERPLRGKTKTKLSQIKPGDALPRKTEEERNTKGSRWRGRQNREKRFTFVLAVVIGVFVICWFPFFFTYTLTAVCKSCSVPATLFKFFFWFGYCNSSLNPVIYTIFNHDFRRAFKRILCRIERKRIV; encoded by the coding sequence ATGTTTAACCCGGAGCGCCCGTTCACGGAGAGGGGCCACTTCTCCTCCATGGAGTACCAGcggcagctggaggaggaggagggctaCCCCCCTCCCGGCGCCAACGGAACTTTCAACGACAGCGGGGCCGGGCTGGGATGGAGCATGCCGTACCCCCTGCACACCACCGTCACCCTCATCAGCCTGGCGGGCTTGCTCATGCTCTTCACCGTCTTCGGCAACGTCCTGGTCATCATTGCCGTCTTCACCAGCCGGGCGCTCAAGGCCCCCCAGAACCTCTTCCTGGTGTCCTTAGCCTCGGCCGACATCCTGGTGGCCACGCTGGTCATCCCCTTCTCCCTGGCGAACGAGGTGATGGGCTACTGGTACTTCGGCAAAGTCTGGTGCGAGATCTACCTGGCCTTGGACGTGCTGTTCTGCACCTCCTCCATCGTGCATTTGTGTGCCATCAGCCTGGACCGCTACTGGTCCATCACACAAGCCATCGAGTACAACCTCAAGCGCACCCCGCGCCGCATCAAGTGCATCATCTTCATCGTCTGGGTCATCTCGGCCGTCATCTCCTTCCCGCCGCTCATCTCCATAGAAAAGAAGAGCGGGCAGAAGGTGGACCAGTGGCCGGCAGGGTGCAAGATCAATGACGAGAAGTGGTACATCATCTCGTCGAGCATCGGCTCCTTCTTCACCCCATGCCTCATCATGATCCTGGTCTACGTGCGCATCTATCAGATAGCCAAGAGGCGAACCAGGGTCCCGCTGAACAAGAGGGCGGAGCGCCCGGAGAAAAAGCAGAACGGCTTGGCTGACAAGGAGGACCTGCCAGCTTCAGCCCAGCTCAATGGGGAGAAAGCGGCCGGAGCTGGAGATGGGCAGGAGGGAGAGGTCAACGGCATAGATATGGAGGAAACCTCCTCCTCTGAGCACCAGGAGAACAACCAGCCCAAGAAGTCGGAGAGACCCCTGCGGGGGAAGACCAAGACTAAGCTGAGCCAGATTAAACCTGGGGACGCTTTGCCCAGGAAGACGGAGGAGGAGAGGAACACCAAAGGGTCCCGGTGGAGGGGCAGGCAGAACCGGGAGAAGCGTTTCACCTTCGTGCTGGCGGTGGTGATTGGGGTCTTCGTCATCTGCTGGTTCCCATTCTTCTTTACCTACACGCTGACTGCAGTCTgcaagagctgctctgtgcctgccaCCCTCTTCAAGTTCTTCTTCTGGTTCGGTTACTGCAATAGCTCCTTAAACCCCGTCATCTACACCATTTTCAACCACGACTTCAGACGGGCCTTCAAAAGGATCCTCTGCAGgatagagaggaaaagaatcGTTTGA